The proteins below are encoded in one region of Knoellia sp. S7-12:
- a CDS encoding SRPBCC family protein: MFTLTRESPLPPAEVWRRVAALEGHTETVPLTTTIASGEPALGWQFTVRTALGPFRFDDTMVVDAWDPPRQWRIRKTGRLSGWAEVVVIPYAGGSRLSWTEELWIGSRGLRRLTTRVGDVVGPLLFGRVVDRLVAVGP, encoded by the coding sequence ATGTTCACCCTGACGCGTGAGTCGCCGCTACCACCGGCGGAGGTGTGGCGACGGGTCGCGGCCCTCGAGGGGCACACCGAGACCGTGCCGCTGACCACGACGATCGCTTCCGGTGAGCCAGCCCTGGGGTGGCAGTTCACGGTGCGCACCGCACTCGGGCCATTTCGCTTCGACGACACCATGGTGGTCGACGCATGGGACCCCCCTCGGCAGTGGCGGATTCGCAAGACCGGTCGACTTTCCGGTTGGGCCGAGGTCGTCGTGATTCCGTATGCCGGTGGGTCCCGTCTGTCGTGGACCGAGGAGCTGTGGATCGGGTCGCGCGGATTGCGGCGTCTCACGACCCGAGTCGGCGATGTCGTGGGCCCGCTGCTCTTTGGCCGGGTCGTCGACCGCCTCGTGGCGGTGGGCCCGTGA